The DNA segment tgttgattcatggttttcctcagtttttgttctactgcacaatatttttaaggttatctgctataaaaagtcaGGCCAGGAAAGTCTCCTTcatggttttctgtgttttatcctctgttactttgacacaaaggcatctgctgtgatgctcacacctttgataaagtctcacaagtgtcagctatctttttatagatataaaatattgatatGTACTGATTAGTGATCAGAattgtaatatttctgactgtgtgaggcaaaatttccccgattcaaatcgaatggaatcgaatcgtggatcaaATTGATTCGGGAtcttgtgaatcggaatcgaatcgaatcgattGTAGAAATAAGTGACGATACCcaaccctgtgtgtgtgtgtgtgtgtgtgtgtgtgtgtgtgtttgtttttttttttgtttgtttgttttttatcactttGCATTTCTTCATAGTTGGGAcctttatttattaatgttttcTAGGTATTATCGCACTAAATGCCGCAGTCCTCTGCTGTTGGCGGATCCCTTCAATGCAGAGAAGTATGCTTAAGTACTTCACGTCCAACCCAGCCTCCAGTGAGTTCACCTGTGCTACATAATCATGTCCTCTTTGTGTTTGcagtgtgtgcatttttttccctctcctcttcctcttccagaAACACGCTGCCTTCCCATGGCCCTGTCCTCCTTCAGTCACTACTCCATCATCCACATGGTGGCCAACATGTATGTCCTATGGATATTCTCCTCAGGGATCGTCTCTCTTTTGGGGAAAGAGCAATTTCTTGCAGTTTACCTGTCTGCTGGTGAGTCAAATAAAGCACACAACTGGAGTCTGATAACATTTATTAAATCTAAACACAATACTTGaatatttttaacattagtGTTTAATCCAGGGTGGATAGTTTAATGATCTCTTTGCTTCATGTTTAACTGAAACTCGCTGTTATTCCATCCATCATTTATTAcagcaccaaaaaacaaacaaaccttatTTTAATTTTGGGACACTCAAACTTTTAGGGCCTTTCAGTATTATGAATGGCTGATAATTGAGAATATAGGTAACAGGAAGTAAGAAAGGCTACCAAATATTTGATTTTCAGCTGTATGGGTTTTCAGGTGTGGTTTCCACTATGGTCAGTTACACATGTAAAGCAGCCACCGGGCGTCTCTATCCATCATTAGGGGCGGTAAGATATTTGCTAAAATCCATTTTAAAGCTCAACTCAAATGAAGGACGGCTGTGATTATAACTGTGTTTGATCCACAGTCAGGCGCCGTCATGGCAGTGCTCGCTGCTATCTGCTCTAAGATGCCAGAGGCCAAGCTCGGCATAATCTTCCTTCCCATGGTCACTTTCACAGCAGGAACAGTAAGTGCTACACACTTAATATttcctacacacacactcactggacactttattaaGTACACCTTACAAGTGCTCGATTGGAATCCATATTGCCTTCAGAAATGCCTCAGTTTTTCATGGCACTGATTCAACAAGGTGACTACTGTCagctcattgtcatgttcaagaaactagtttgagatgatctgacctttgtgacatggtgtgttatcctgctggaagcagccgtCAGAAGATGTGCACACTGTAGTTATAAACATATGAACATGGTCAGcagcaatactcaggtaggctgtggtgtgtgccaagaaaatatcccccttACCATTAATCCACCAGCAGTAGCCTGAACTGTTGACATAAGGCaggatggattttttttccaatcTTTGATTGTCCCATgggaattgtagcctcagttcttagttgacaggagtggcacccactgtgggctgctgttgctgtggcccatctgctttaaggttgGACATGTGCATTCAGAGAATCTCTTCTGCCTACCTTTGATATAACGAGTGGTTGCTTGAGTTGCTTTTGTCTTCCTTCCCATTTTTGCTGCAGTAAGAGATGCAAGTGTGCATGGACCAAATAAAAAGGTACATGTATGAGTAACTGTGGAAGTATGCATGTCAGTGCACTGAATGCAGCTTTGCCTTTGTTTATATTTAGGCTCTGAAAGCGCTCGTTGCCGTTGATACAGCAGGACTTCTGTTGGGATGGCGGCTGTTTGACCATGCAGCTCACCTTGGCGGAGCCCTCTTTGGAGTGTGAGTCCTCAGGTCTTATTTTTACAAGTCTGTCCATGTTAACAATACAGTTAAAGGTTTATGAAACTGCCTTAATCCCAAATCTGATTACTTACTTTTTCTGGAGGGTTTAACTGTTTTCTTAGACTTGCATAAGCAGACAGATTTTTTAATATCCTGCTCTCATAACATGTGAAGTGTGTGAAAATTGTGGTCATGTGACAGCTGCAGATGTAGTCACAAATACAGCTTAAAGCCTGTGGAACATATCTAATATTGTTGAAATGTTGTTTTGACGACTTTGTGCTTTTGAACTCAGTCATGAAAAAAGAATCCAATGGTTCTGCACTCAGTCTAAATCCTTTAATATGTCTTAATGTGGCCTAATGGGAGCATCCTGTTCTGCTTTCTCCACATTTTACCCTGCCATGCATCTCTTCATACAGGTGGTATGTGGCATATGGTCATAAACTCATCTGGAGGAAGAGGGAGCCCCTTGTGAAGTTGTGGCATGACATTCGTTCACCAGGCAGCCGAGGTTCCAGGCCTGGACGTGGACccgggggtggtggtggtggtggtggaccAACATCATAAGTCCCTGAAATTCTTTGTGAAAGAACTGGAACCCATCCAAAAGAATATGCAAGGACACTTTTATCCAATGACATGGAGTGGActgttattaataaataaatctagTTTTCTCATCCAAAGTTAGTAAAGAGCATTTGCTGATTTGATGCCTTGCAAACTTGAAATTTAAAAGCAGGTGAAACTTCATATCTAGTGTTGCAGTCGAGATGTTTACTTTGTAGACTTTAAGCACCTGTTATGCTACCACTAATCTGTAACTCTGCTACCTCATTTAGCCATTTTCCACCAATGCTTTGccaaatctcaaactggttcTACACATTTACACCAACAAAGAATGGTGGCACCACACAAATCAGCCTCCCAACACTTGGATTCAGTGATTTCAGAACCAATGGGAGGACATTA comes from the Oreochromis aureus strain Israel breed Guangdong linkage group 18, ZZ_aureus, whole genome shotgun sequence genome and includes:
- the parla gene encoding presenilins-associated rhomboid-like protein, mitochondrial, with the protein product MAWRGYAIKWAKTEFVRSQNTTPRSSSLNPYNQQRCGFRREAKRPDIKKKNATQETNTSATEAGTPVPQPPPKVPRPTLFTPLMFTVGFTGCSFGAAAILQYESLKSRLQTAKDEEKSEKGMQGTQDMAYWHDWWNQLSSFQRQLILLVSMVDDFWNSLTEGQKTVTGIIALNAAVLCCWRIPSMQRSMLKYFTSNPASKTRCLPMALSSFSHYSIIHMVANMYVLWIFSSGIVSLLGKEQFLAVYLSAGVVSTMVSYTCKAATGRLYPSLGASGAVMAVLAAICSKMPEAKLGIIFLPMVTFTAGTALKALVAVDTAGLLLGWRLFDHAAHLGGALFGVWYVAYGHKLIWRKREPLVKLWHDIRSPGSRGSRPGRGPGGGGGGGGPTS